One window from the genome of Oceanidesulfovibrio indonesiensis encodes:
- a CDS encoding efflux RND transporter permease subunit, with the protein MKPVVRFALKQTVFFNLVFVLLMVVGAFALANLPVERYPQINFGKVVITTYFPGASAEEVETLVTHKIEEALEDLEDVEFIRSTSYRERSSILVKFVDDTDYENLYDELRFKILSMVNELPEDIDPPQFVDIKTSDWLPVVAVNLAGDRSNRALTLMAEEMKIPLSQIPGVQEVDLRGEYEREFHVYLDPQRMVRVGVTFDDVVRALSEANVSIPAGTYDDGRAQFVVKVDERFRSRADVVNTIVRRDMDGSFVRVEDVISRAELSYRDPFVITSVNGRSSVSLHVIKTEAGNALDIKKRVLEVVAEFEPQLTKEGVDIVLTQDSTVYIKDAMSTLGWNLLVGVFLVCGIIWYFMGLRNAGLTTIGIPFAFLVTMVFMYFTGNSLNEITLFSFVLVSGIIVDDAIVVVENIYRHVQEGWPILKAIVNGTSEVFLPVISATTTTVAAFLPMLIMTGSTGEFFAQIPIAISFAILASLIECLLILPIHYLMHGPRKDAAVPGEEKDNLALALCRKLTNVVTRFTLKRRLLSLFIVVVLFLSSIAVFGVSVAGVAPLIRIKFFPDDYNIYYIIAEAPSSTPVRTVAQKLDDISRFVMADGPGMAESASAEAGYFINEDYEMVYGENYGYVVVTLPTRGIQDFGNAGTDPLLHLENMRNRIKQEFEKDGWRMRLRAEKGGPPTGKDITVRVVGQIPENVSRLADAMMEMMRTDERFAPYLTELSTDQAQPARIFELKVIKERAAEYGVSPQRVARLAASVLDGTFVGDYRLTDEDVDLKLRFSTEYLETPQKALSIPLIEHPSGPVRLGDLCRVETYTAPAYLIRYNGIRAITISANLVPNAPTSTPAVVNQIRHAYADMRADYAGAQITFGGDFESTQRSYTSLGYAFVIAVLIIYLILATQFRSYMQPAIILSAVVFSVIGVVLGKLITQSYFTVNSFIAMVGVTGVVVNDSLVLVNFMNVLREQGASRAEAIREGIRVRLRPILLTTLTTSLGLLPMAIGFPQYSLVWGSMASTFVTGLFTATALTLFIVPVEWDLLEGLKERVQRRRGGRSAIDFSSLDAETETHDTGT; encoded by the coding sequence GTGAAACCTGTCGTTCGCTTCGCTCTCAAGCAGACCGTCTTTTTCAATCTGGTCTTTGTGCTGCTTATGGTCGTCGGCGCATTCGCGCTTGCGAACCTGCCCGTGGAGCGTTACCCGCAGATCAACTTCGGCAAGGTCGTGATCACCACGTACTTCCCCGGCGCCTCAGCCGAGGAAGTGGAAACCCTGGTCACGCACAAGATCGAGGAAGCGCTCGAAGACCTGGAGGACGTGGAGTTCATTCGCTCCACATCGTACAGGGAGCGCTCTTCCATCCTCGTCAAGTTCGTGGACGACACGGATTACGAGAACCTCTACGACGAACTGCGATTCAAGATCCTGTCCATGGTCAACGAGCTGCCGGAGGACATCGATCCGCCTCAGTTCGTGGACATCAAGACATCTGACTGGCTGCCCGTGGTGGCGGTGAACCTTGCCGGCGACCGCTCCAATCGCGCGCTCACGCTCATGGCGGAGGAAATGAAGATCCCCCTCTCGCAGATTCCCGGCGTGCAGGAGGTGGACCTGCGCGGCGAGTACGAGCGCGAGTTCCATGTCTATCTCGACCCCCAGCGCATGGTGCGGGTCGGCGTCACCTTCGACGACGTTGTGCGCGCCCTCTCCGAAGCCAACGTCTCCATACCGGCCGGTACCTACGATGACGGCCGCGCTCAGTTCGTGGTCAAGGTGGACGAACGGTTCCGCAGCCGCGCGGACGTGGTGAACACCATCGTGCGCCGCGACATGGACGGCAGCTTCGTACGTGTGGAGGACGTAATCAGCCGGGCGGAACTCTCCTACCGCGACCCCTTCGTCATCACCTCTGTCAACGGGCGTTCCTCCGTCTCGCTCCATGTCATCAAAACCGAGGCCGGCAACGCCCTGGACATCAAAAAGCGGGTACTGGAGGTCGTGGCCGAATTTGAGCCGCAGTTGACGAAGGAAGGCGTGGACATCGTGCTCACCCAGGACTCCACGGTCTACATCAAGGACGCCATGTCCACCCTGGGCTGGAACCTCCTCGTAGGCGTGTTCCTTGTCTGCGGCATCATCTGGTACTTCATGGGTCTGCGCAATGCCGGGCTCACCACCATCGGCATTCCCTTCGCCTTTCTGGTGACCATGGTTTTCATGTACTTCACCGGAAACTCGCTCAACGAGATCACCCTGTTCTCCTTCGTGCTCGTCTCCGGCATCATCGTGGACGACGCCATCGTGGTGGTGGAGAACATCTATCGCCACGTGCAGGAAGGCTGGCCCATACTGAAGGCCATAGTGAACGGCACGTCCGAGGTTTTTCTGCCGGTCATATCCGCAACCACCACGACCGTTGCCGCGTTCCTGCCCATGCTCATCATGACCGGCAGCACGGGCGAGTTCTTCGCGCAGATACCCATCGCCATCAGCTTCGCCATTCTGGCTTCGCTCATCGAGTGCCTGCTCATCCTGCCCATCCACTACCTCATGCACGGCCCCCGCAAGGACGCCGCCGTGCCGGGCGAGGAAAAAGACAACCTTGCCCTTGCGTTGTGCCGCAAGCTCACGAACGTGGTCACCCGCTTCACGCTCAAGCGCCGTCTGCTCTCGCTGTTCATTGTGGTCGTCCTGTTTCTGTCGTCCATCGCGGTGTTCGGCGTTTCCGTGGCGGGCGTGGCGCCGCTCATCCGCATCAAGTTCTTTCCGGACGACTACAACATCTACTACATCATCGCGGAGGCGCCCTCGTCGACTCCGGTGCGCACCGTGGCGCAGAAGCTGGACGACATCTCGCGTTTCGTGATGGCCGACGGTCCCGGCATGGCGGAATCCGCTTCGGCCGAGGCAGGCTATTTCATCAACGAAGACTACGAGATGGTATACGGCGAGAACTACGGCTACGTGGTGGTGACGCTGCCTACCAGGGGCATTCAGGACTTCGGGAACGCAGGGACTGATCCGCTGCTTCACCTGGAGAACATGCGCAACCGCATCAAGCAGGAGTTCGAAAAGGACGGTTGGCGCATGCGCCTGCGTGCGGAAAAAGGCGGTCCCCCCACGGGCAAGGACATCACCGTGCGCGTGGTGGGCCAGATTCCCGAGAATGTTTCCAGACTTGCAGACGCGATGATGGAGATGATGCGCACGGATGAACGGTTCGCACCCTACCTGACCGAACTGAGCACGGACCAGGCACAACCCGCGCGCATCTTCGAGCTCAAAGTCATCAAGGAGCGCGCCGCCGAATACGGGGTCTCGCCGCAGCGGGTGGCCCGCCTCGCCGCCAGCGTGCTGGACGGCACCTTTGTGGGAGATTACCGGCTGACCGACGAGGACGTGGACCTCAAGCTCCGATTCTCCACGGAATACCTGGAAACGCCGCAGAAAGCGCTCTCCATTCCGCTCATCGAGCATCCCAGCGGCCCCGTGAGGCTGGGCGACCTGTGCCGCGTGGAAACGTACACCGCCCCAGCCTATCTCATCCGCTACAATGGCATCCGCGCCATCACCATCTCCGCCAACCTGGTGCCAAACGCGCCGACATCCACACCGGCAGTGGTCAACCAGATACGACACGCCTACGCCGACATGCGGGCCGACTATGCCGGGGCGCAGATCACCTTCGGCGGCGACTTCGAGAGCACGCAGCGTTCATACACATCGCTGGGTTACGCCTTTGTCATCGCGGTGCTGATCATCTACCTCATCCTGGCCACGCAGTTCCGCTCATACATGCAGCCGGCCATCATCCTCTCGGCCGTGGTATTTTCCGTGATCGGCGTAGTGCTGGGCAAGCTGATCACCCAGTCCTACTTCACTGTGAACAGCTTCATCGCCATGGTCGGCGTGACCGGCGTGGTCGTCAACGATTCCCTGGTGCTCGTGAACTTCATGAACGTGCTGCGCGAGCAGGGAGCCTCCCGCGCCGAGGCCATACGAGAGGGCATCCGCGTGCGGTTGCGGCCCATCCTGCTCACCACGCTCACCACTTCCCTCGGCCTGTTGCCCATGGCCATCGGCTTTCCGCAATACTCGCTGGTCTGGGGCTCCATGGCGTCCACCTTCGTCACTGGCCTGTTCACAGCCACGGCCCTCACCCTCTTCATCGTACCCGTGGAGTGGGATCTGCTCGAAGGACTCAAGGAACGGGTGCAACGCCGCAGGGGCGGCCGGTCAGCGATCGACTTCTCGTCGCTCGATGCGGAAACCGAGACGCACGACACCGGAACGTAA
- the hemC gene encoding hydroxymethylbilane synthase, with protein sequence MDKLVIATRGSKLALWQANHIKDSLESTHPGVSVELLVLKTKGDKILDVPLAKVGGKGLFVKEIEDALLDGRADLAVHSMKDVPTELPAGLVLGVMPVREEPTDTFLSVNYENLDALPEGAVVGTSSLRRQTQLLALRPDLKIVSLRGNVDTRLRKLMEGQFDAIVMATSGLKRLGLTAPHMHVLGPPRFLPAVGQGALGIEYREDDNRVIELLEFLKDRETMLRVHAERGFLAGLDGGCQVPIAAYAVLEGDAVHLTGLVADETGGRVIRRERSGMAGSIEETYAMGLDLADEVLKAGGKAILDEVYGRLGDEEAPSPS encoded by the coding sequence ATGGACAAGCTCGTTATCGCGACTCGGGGCAGCAAGCTCGCCCTCTGGCAGGCCAATCATATCAAGGACTCGCTGGAGTCCACCCACCCCGGCGTCTCGGTGGAACTCTTGGTGCTCAAAACCAAGGGCGACAAGATACTGGATGTTCCCCTGGCCAAGGTGGGGGGCAAGGGCCTTTTCGTGAAGGAAATCGAGGACGCCCTGCTGGACGGTCGCGCCGATCTGGCCGTGCACTCCATGAAGGACGTGCCCACCGAATTGCCTGCCGGCCTCGTTCTGGGCGTGATGCCCGTGCGCGAGGAACCCACGGACACATTCCTCAGCGTGAATTATGAGAACCTGGACGCCCTGCCCGAAGGCGCCGTTGTCGGCACCTCCAGCCTGCGGCGGCAGACTCAGCTGCTCGCGCTACGGCCCGATCTGAAAATTGTCTCCCTGCGGGGCAATGTGGACACGCGCCTCAGAAAACTCATGGAAGGCCAGTTCGACGCCATCGTCATGGCCACGTCCGGGCTCAAGCGTCTCGGCCTCACCGCACCGCACATGCACGTGCTCGGCCCGCCCAGGTTTCTGCCCGCCGTTGGTCAGGGCGCCCTGGGCATCGAGTACCGCGAGGACGACAACCGCGTAATCGAACTGCTCGAGTTCCTCAAAGACCGCGAAACCATGCTCCGCGTCCATGCCGAACGGGGATTCCTCGCCGGGCTGGACGGCGGGTGCCAGGTGCCCATCGCCGCCTATGCTGTGCTGGAGGGCGATGCAGTGCACCTCACCGGCCTGGTTGCGGACGAAACCGGGGGGCGCGTCATCCGCCGCGAGCGCAGCGGCATGGCCGGCAGCATCGAGGAGACTTACGCCATGGGCCTCGACCTGGCAGATGAAGTGCTGAAAGCGGGCGGCAAGGCGATTCTCGACGAAGTCTACGGTCGCCTCGGCGACGAGGAAGCGCCGTCCCCGTCCTGA
- a CDS encoding FmdB family zinc ribbon protein codes for MPMHDFLCQSCKNEFEELVLKNEAVKCPKCGSDNTQKLMSCCRFSVGGDNGVSKAAQWRAQGGVGPSSKSGCAGCSGGNCSTC; via the coding sequence ATGCCGATGCACGATTTTCTGTGCCAGTCCTGCAAGAACGAATTTGAAGAGCTGGTGCTCAAGAACGAAGCCGTGAAATGTCCCAAGTGCGGCTCGGATAATACACAGAAGCTCATGTCCTGCTGCCGTTTCAGCGTCGGCGGGGACAATGGCGTCTCCAAGGCGGCCCAATGGCGCGCTCAGGGAGGCGTCGGGCCGTCGTCCAAAAGCGGCTGCGCCGGGTGCTCTGGCGGCAACTGCTCCACCTGCTGA
- a CDS encoding D-sedoheptulose 7-phosphate isomerase has protein sequence MSQEIAELIGKYAQEGAALREAFFGENAARLEEIARIMAVSLAEGGKILYCGNGGSAADSQHLAAELVNRFQLERPPLPGIALTTDTSALTAIGNDYGFDQVFRKQVQGLGKRGDVLVAISTSGNSENLIQALKAAADMGIVRVGLLGGDGGEMAPLCQHVLIVPSKSTPLVQEVQIAAGHMLCKLIDYFLFENVAEIAEYISVDDPSGELIPDEEDAGD, from the coding sequence ATGTCTCAGGAAATTGCGGAACTGATCGGAAAATACGCGCAGGAGGGCGCCGCGCTGCGGGAGGCCTTTTTTGGCGAGAACGCTGCCCGGCTCGAAGAGATCGCCCGTATCATGGCCGTCTCGCTTGCCGAGGGCGGGAAAATCCTCTATTGCGGCAACGGCGGCAGCGCAGCGGACTCCCAGCATCTCGCGGCCGAGCTGGTCAATCGGTTCCAGCTCGAACGCCCGCCACTGCCGGGCATCGCCCTGACCACGGACACTTCGGCCCTCACCGCAATCGGCAACGATTACGGCTTCGACCAGGTGTTCCGCAAGCAGGTCCAGGGCCTGGGAAAACGCGGCGATGTGCTCGTGGCCATATCCACATCGGGCAACAGCGAGAACCTCATCCAGGCGCTCAAGGCGGCTGCCGACATGGGCATTGTCCGCGTGGGGCTGCTGGGGGGCGACGGCGGGGAGATGGCGCCGCTGTGCCAGCACGTGCTCATCGTGCCGAGCAAGTCCACGCCCCTGGTGCAGGAGGTGCAGATTGCCGCCGGCCACATGCTCTGCAAATTGATCGACTACTTCCTCTTCGAGAACGTGGCGGAAATCGCCGAATACATCAGCGTGGATGATCCCTCCGGGGAACTGATTCCCGACGAAGAGGACGCAGGCGATTGA
- the amrB gene encoding AmmeMemoRadiSam system protein B, translated as MDRKPIVAGRFYDDDPRRLYAQVDSYLDAAGPMETERTLLAMAPHAGYVYSGRVAGMTLGRANLASTLVLLGPNHTGNGLPMAVWPRGKWLVPGGGIAVDEKLAAAILGVDPHFQDDRAAHLYEHSLEVMAPFLKALGERRGTDYSIVPIAVAETRFDALQDAGRALGRLLQSWDTPVSILVSSDMSHYVSRERAETLDRMALDAVQALDARALFETVRSRGITMCGVYPMSLGLTAAAEMGAKQAEIVEYATSGDVSGDYEQVVGYAGVIVR; from the coding sequence ATGGACAGAAAGCCCATTGTCGCCGGCAGGTTTTACGATGACGATCCCCGGCGCCTTTACGCTCAAGTGGATTCATATCTCGACGCAGCCGGTCCCATGGAGACAGAGCGCACCCTGCTCGCCATGGCGCCCCACGCCGGCTATGTGTACTCGGGCCGGGTGGCGGGCATGACCCTGGGCCGTGCAAACCTCGCCTCCACCCTCGTGTTGCTCGGGCCCAATCACACGGGCAATGGATTGCCCATGGCCGTGTGGCCCCGGGGAAAATGGCTCGTACCCGGCGGCGGTATTGCGGTTGACGAAAAGCTCGCTGCGGCGATCCTGGGGGTGGATCCGCACTTCCAGGATGACCGCGCCGCGCATCTCTACGAGCATTCACTGGAGGTCATGGCGCCGTTCCTCAAGGCGCTGGGCGAGCGTCGGGGCACGGATTATTCCATCGTGCCCATCGCCGTGGCCGAAACGCGCTTCGATGCGCTCCAGGATGCCGGCCGGGCCCTGGGCCGCCTGCTCCAGAGCTGGGACACGCCCGTGTCCATCCTCGTGAGTTCGGACATGAGCCACTACGTGAGCCGCGAGCGTGCCGAAACGCTCGACAGGATGGCCCTGGACGCCGTACAAGCCTTGGACGCGCGAGCGCTTTTCGAAACGGTGCGCTCCAGAGGCATCACCATGTGCGGCGTGTACCCCATGAGCCTGGGGCTGACCGCCGCCGCAGAGATGGGCGCCAAGCAGGCCGAGATTGTGGAGTACGCCACCTCCGGCGATGTGAGCGGCGATTACGAGCAGGTCGTGGGTTATGCCGGCGTCATAGTGCGCTGA
- a CDS encoding tetratricopeptide repeat protein: MAGTIRTLLLTAFVASVVFLAPVSAHAFNYYWGTHPDKDRIVVKFDGDVPRYTIARTGETTLDITLPEGFWAGRERPPGLLMATAANADRIEPTDAGLRITLKDKTFGYIHFVLEDAEKLVVDVFEDPLGARWEPVEPTPAADVEVFAESPVPEPLPEPETAADAEPAQETLPTPATVVDEVEENEPATRGNATGATMVEVEQEAPASEPEAIALPQLSDPPSFTFRAPLQPRERTREEAPEAGPAIEDGENIVPAESPEETRRDDTSGQEETPVPPDSEAAPSEPAGEAEENVVVIEDDGPSFALRAPMPRRGEGTTILRRSAPEKRDVAGQAGDAPAITPPAEYIMGDPPAENATAEAAPPPPPFIDTETARQAQAEAAQDGAAQGASAEEETPQEGPAPETLEQTASTQLAPTPTVADSAAQEQNRTGPDGEPLPSNEELLQRARLAFVNEQYAAALRTLDVLRTVPGLTDEEREEVLYFRADSLYALHRDDLRNNYEPVTSAFKEAMNFDPNSTSMPQALLKMGVINLEVNNPREAEAYFNILRNQYAGDPNIPLTYFYWGEYYFDHGRYQDAADSYQYIIQQYPDSRYVRESGVGLARSLERLGFDEQAAEIVDYLEKRWPRFYVEYPPFLRLVGDVSYHNQEYEKAKLNLWTFYNLDPEGDEADLALARIGDIYVQEGKVDAAREVYQNTARKYPDREGGLIARMRLAEEGIYDAPSTQDMFTVFDQPYTTAPEEIYKEIVAQHPDSALAPLAQLKLSMWYLYHNQQRDALVAVQDFLERFPESPLLPRAREVAAESFGKLVDVMVAEENYGGAVRLWDGSPTIRENVDALAPETRIALGLSFWKEGRPEQAWNLVSPFLEAKGMPEQSEMALNLALSVALEYGYWDRIVELQPKVDGWEVSPKTKNEFAYALALAYENLGRAEESSAMWTDLTEHEGLDPLRRGYAQYFAAVNARKQGDLKKAYDMAQDSLEFFLESSEDEGKVDDLLAMLVEIADSGGRLREAINWNMDYLKRLQPEDSRWAAARYRMAQLYRKTQDFDRWRSILKQLSEDRPDSLYGRMAAMDLRTHGIEKNAREFAPNL; this comes from the coding sequence GTGGCCGGGACAATCCGGACTCTTCTCCTGACGGCGTTCGTTGCGTCCGTCGTATTCCTTGCGCCGGTCTCGGCGCATGCCTTCAATTATTACTGGGGCACGCACCCGGACAAAGACCGCATCGTCGTCAAGTTCGACGGCGACGTGCCGCGTTACACCATAGCCCGCACCGGCGAAACCACGCTGGACATCACCCTGCCCGAAGGGTTCTGGGCTGGCCGAGAGAGGCCGCCCGGTCTGCTCATGGCCACGGCGGCGAACGCCGACCGCATAGAACCCACGGACGCCGGCCTGCGCATCACCCTGAAGGACAAGACATTCGGCTATATCCATTTCGTGCTCGAAGACGCGGAGAAGCTGGTGGTGGACGTGTTCGAGGACCCCTTGGGAGCCCGCTGGGAGCCTGTCGAGCCGACTCCGGCAGCCGATGTCGAGGTCTTCGCCGAATCGCCAGTGCCTGAGCCTCTGCCCGAGCCTGAAACCGCTGCCGACGCGGAACCGGCCCAGGAGACACTGCCAACGCCGGCGACCGTGGTCGATGAGGTGGAAGAGAACGAGCCCGCCACCCGGGGAAATGCTACGGGAGCCACGATGGTGGAGGTTGAGCAGGAGGCCCCTGCTTCCGAACCGGAGGCGATTGCGCTCCCGCAACTGTCCGATCCGCCATCGTTCACTTTCCGCGCGCCGTTGCAGCCGCGTGAAAGAACACGAGAGGAAGCGCCCGAGGCTGGTCCGGCGATCGAGGATGGCGAAAACATCGTCCCTGCAGAATCCCCGGAGGAGACCCGCCGAGACGATACTTCCGGGCAGGAGGAGACTCCCGTCCCGCCGGATTCGGAAGCTGCTCCGTCCGAGCCGGCCGGGGAAGCCGAAGAAAATGTAGTCGTTATCGAGGACGACGGGCCTTCGTTCGCGCTACGCGCACCCATGCCCAGGCGTGGGGAGGGCACGACGATACTCCGCCGTTCCGCGCCCGAGAAGCGGGATGTGGCCGGGCAGGCGGGGGACGCGCCTGCGATTACGCCCCCTGCCGAGTACATCATGGGCGACCCGCCGGCGGAGAACGCAACGGCCGAGGCGGCGCCGCCTCCCCCGCCGTTCATCGATACGGAAACCGCCCGACAGGCCCAGGCTGAGGCCGCACAGGATGGGGCGGCGCAGGGGGCATCCGCCGAGGAGGAGACCCCGCAGGAGGGGCCTGCGCCTGAGACACTGGAGCAGACCGCATCGACGCAGCTCGCCCCGACGCCGACCGTTGCCGACTCCGCAGCGCAGGAGCAGAACCGCACCGGTCCGGACGGTGAGCCCTTGCCCTCCAACGAGGAGCTACTGCAACGAGCCCGTCTGGCCTTCGTGAACGAGCAGTATGCAGCCGCCCTGAGAACGCTCGATGTGTTGCGCACTGTTCCCGGCCTCACCGACGAGGAGCGCGAAGAGGTTCTGTACTTCCGGGCGGACTCGCTCTACGCCCTGCATCGCGACGATCTCCGCAACAACTACGAGCCGGTGACGAGCGCCTTCAAGGAGGCCATGAACTTCGATCCGAACTCCACGTCCATGCCGCAGGCGTTGCTCAAGATGGGGGTCATCAATCTGGAGGTGAACAACCCCCGCGAGGCCGAGGCGTACTTCAATATTCTGCGCAACCAGTACGCCGGCGACCCGAACATTCCCCTGACCTATTTCTACTGGGGCGAGTATTATTTCGACCACGGCCGCTACCAGGACGCCGCGGACAGCTACCAGTACATCATCCAGCAGTACCCGGACTCCAGGTACGTGCGCGAATCCGGCGTGGGGCTGGCGCGGTCCCTGGAGCGCCTCGGGTTCGACGAGCAGGCAGCGGAGATAGTGGACTACCTGGAAAAGCGCTGGCCGCGGTTCTATGTGGAATACCCGCCGTTTTTGCGGCTGGTGGGTGATGTGAGCTACCACAATCAGGAGTACGAGAAAGCCAAGCTGAACCTCTGGACCTTCTACAACCTGGACCCGGAAGGAGACGAAGCGGACCTGGCCCTGGCGCGCATCGGCGACATTTACGTGCAGGAAGGCAAGGTGGACGCGGCCCGGGAGGTTTACCAGAATACCGCGAGGAAGTACCCGGATCGCGAAGGCGGGCTCATTGCGCGGATGCGGCTGGCCGAAGAGGGCATCTATGATGCGCCCTCAACGCAGGACATGTTCACCGTGTTCGATCAGCCCTACACCACGGCTCCCGAAGAGATATACAAGGAGATCGTTGCCCAGCATCCGGACAGCGCCCTGGCGCCTCTGGCGCAGCTCAAACTTTCCATGTGGTACCTCTACCATAACCAGCAGCGCGATGCGCTGGTGGCGGTGCAGGACTTTCTGGAACGCTTTCCTGAAAGCCCGCTTCTGCCGCGGGCCAGGGAGGTGGCTGCGGAGTCCTTCGGCAAGCTCGTGGACGTGATGGTCGCGGAAGAGAACTACGGCGGCGCCGTGCGGCTCTGGGATGGTTCGCCCACCATCCGCGAAAACGTGGATGCGCTTGCCCCGGAAACGCGCATCGCTCTGGGGTTGTCCTTCTGGAAGGAAGGACGGCCCGAACAGGCCTGGAATCTCGTCTCGCCGTTTCTTGAGGCCAAAGGCATGCCCGAGCAATCGGAAATGGCCCTCAACCTCGCCCTGTCCGTAGCGCTGGAGTACGGCTATTGGGACCGCATCGTCGAGCTGCAGCCGAAGGTGGACGGCTGGGAAGTCTCGCCAAAGACGAAAAACGAGTTTGCGTACGCCTTGGCTCTTGCCTACGAAAACCTGGGTCGGGCCGAGGAAAGCTCGGCCATGTGGACGGACCTGACGGAGCATGAAGGGCTCGATCCCCTGCGCCGGGGGTATGCCCAGTACTTCGCTGCAGTGAACGCCCGCAAACAGGGCGATCTCAAGAAGGCCTACGACATGGCCCAGGACAGTCTTGAGTTCTTTCTGGAGTCGTCAGAGGATGAAGGCAAGGTGGACGATCTGCTCGCCATGCTCGTGGAGATCGCCGACAGCGGCGGACGTTTACGCGAGGCCATCAACTGGAACATGGACTATCTCAAGCGGCTCCAGCCCGAGGATTCTCGATGGGCGGCCGCGCGCTATCGTATGGCCCAGCTCTATCGCAAAACCCAGGATTTCGACCGCTGGCGCTCCATCCTGAAACAACTCTCCGAGGACAGGCCGGATTCTCTCTACGGCCGCATGGCCGCCATGGATCTGCGCACCCACGGCATCGAAAAGAACGCTCGGGAGTTCGCGCCGAACCTCTGA
- a CDS encoding sigma-54 interaction domain-containing protein: MGFESDQIIGESRVLKDVFRIVAKVAPTDSTVLVTGESGTGKELLVRALHAQSLRKDKPFVPVNCGAIPRELLESELFGHEKGAFTHAIRSRAGRFELADGGTIFLDEIGEMDLSLQVKILRVLQEKEFERVGGTQPKRADVRIVAATNRDLEKEVAEGRFREDLYYRLNVIPMHLPPLRERGRDVMLLADAFLKRFCKKKDRPVLKISDVARDMLLAYTWPGNVRELENFMERMSILCEGQSITPDDLPPKIRSEVGEAPAPQPEPVAPGFAWPRLQDIRDRDLSLKEFLDAVEDRLLVEALEEAGHVKNQAAEILGIKRTTLIEKLKKKGLDK; this comes from the coding sequence ATGGGTTTCGAAAGCGACCAGATCATCGGCGAAAGCCGCGTCCTCAAAGACGTTTTCAGGATCGTGGCCAAGGTCGCCCCCACGGACTCCACCGTACTCGTCACCGGCGAATCCGGCACGGGCAAGGAACTGCTCGTTCGCGCTTTGCACGCCCAGAGCCTGCGCAAGGACAAGCCGTTTGTCCCCGTCAACTGCGGTGCCATCCCGCGCGAACTTCTCGAATCCGAGCTCTTCGGCCACGAAAAAGGCGCCTTCACACACGCCATACGCTCCCGCGCCGGACGCTTCGAACTCGCCGACGGCGGCACCATTTTCCTCGACGAGATCGGGGAGATGGATCTCTCCCTGCAGGTCAAGATTCTGCGCGTGCTCCAGGAAAAGGAGTTCGAGCGCGTGGGCGGCACCCAGCCCAAGCGCGCGGATGTACGCATCGTAGCCGCCACGAACCGCGACCTCGAAAAGGAAGTCGCCGAGGGCCGCTTCCGCGAAGATCTCTATTACCGGCTCAACGTCATTCCCATGCACCTGCCGCCCCTGCGTGAACGCGGCCGGGACGTCATGCTTTTGGCCGACGCCTTCCTGAAGCGATTCTGCAAGAAGAAGGATCGGCCTGTGCTCAAAATTTCTGACGTAGCACGGGACATGCTCCTGGCGTACACATGGCCGGGAAACGTGCGCGAGCTTGAAAACTTCATGGAGCGCATGTCCATTCTGTGCGAGGGCCAGTCCATCACCCCGGACGATCTGCCGCCCAAGATACGCTCCGAGGTCGGCGAGGCGCCTGCGCCCCAGCCGGAGCCCGTGGCTCCGGGTTTTGCCTGGCCGCGCCTGCAGGATATCAGGGACCGCGACCTGAGCCTCAAGGAGTTCCTGGACGCCGTAGAGGACCGCCTGCTCGTCGAAGCTCTGGAAGAGGCCGGCCACGTGAAGAACCAGGCCGCGGAGATTCTGGGCATCAAGCGCACCACGCTCATCGAGAAGCTCAAGAAAAAGGGCCTCGACAAGTAA
- a CDS encoding flagellar basal body rod protein FlgC yields the protein MPIDIGVSALNAYSTRAQVTANNIANVNTDGFKASRADLETGPGGQGVQVSAIMEDTSTGPMVQSLVPTADPLTGRIETEYQWVEGSNTDISREMVTLMTTERAYAANATTIRTWDEMVGTVLDEIA from the coding sequence ATGCCAATCGATATCGGCGTATCGGCGCTGAACGCCTACTCCACCCGCGCGCAGGTCACGGCGAACAACATCGCCAATGTGAACACGGACGGCTTCAAAGCCAGCCGAGCGGATCTGGAAACCGGCCCGGGCGGCCAGGGCGTGCAGGTGTCCGCCATTATGGAGGATACCTCGACCGGCCCCATGGTCCAGAGTCTGGTGCCCACGGCCGACCCGCTCACCGGCCGTATCGAGACAGAGTACCAGTGGGTGGAGGGCTCCAACACCGACATTTCCCGCGAGATGGTCACCCTGATGACCACTGAGCGCGCCTACGCCGCCAACGCGACCACCATCCGCACCTGGGACGAGATGGTAGGCACGGTGCTGGACGAAATCGCCTGA